A region of the Acidobacteriota bacterium genome:
CTATCTACATAGCAAACTGTCAAACGGCGAGTGGAGAATCAGGCGGGCCGGAAGCGGCGGCGAGTTGATTAAGGATGGGGCTGAAAGCAGCGGCGCATGGAACGCCCGTGACGACAAAGGGGGTTGCAACTACTGACATCGTGATGTGTGCTTTGCGGGCCGGAGACTTACGGCTTGGGTTTCACATCGCGCAAACTCATGCCCGGCTCGGTCATCAGCTTTTCAATCGCGGCGATTTCGACCGGCACAAAGGCCGACATGTTTTCATAGCCGGTCTCGGTCATCAGAATCACGTCTTCCAACCGCAGGCCGAGATGCTCATCGGGAATCGTCATCGCCGGTTCGATGGTGAAAAGCTGCCCCGGTTCCAGTGTTTCGGTCGGTAAGCGCACGTCGTGGACTTCGAGGCCGATGGTGTGGCCCAGGCTGTTACCACGGTTGGTGCGGAAACGTTCGACAAAACGCGTGGCGGCGTCTTTGATCTTGGGGTCGGTGAATTTGAAGGCCGTCATGATGGCGTCCATCTTCACGACGGCCTCTTTGATGATGTCGCGCGGCGCGGCGTGTACCTTGATCGAAGTCAGCAGCGCCTGATAGAGCCGCAGATAGATCGTATAAAACTCGCGCTGACGCGGGGTGAATTTGCCATTCGCCGGAAAGACGCGCGTCACATCCGAGACGTAGTATTTGTAATCGGGCGCGTAATCGAATTGCACCAGGTCGCCATCCTGCAAACGTGAAGTGTTGAAATGATAGTGCGAATACAGCGTGTTCTGCCCCGTCGCAATCAACGCAAAATAGGCCGCGCCCTGTGAACCGAATTTTTTGAAGACGTATTCGGCGGGCGCTTGCAATTCGTATTCGTAAAGACCGGGCCGGGCTTCGCGCATGGCTTCCATGATCGCGAGGCCGGTAATGCGCGTGGCTTCGCGGATGAGGGCGATTTCGCGCTGGCTCTTGAAGGCGCGCAGGGCATCGAGCAGCGGATCGAGATTTTGCACGTTGACTTGCGGGCCAAGCGCTTTGAGCTTCTGGATGAAAACTTCTTCGCGCGCTGGGCGGCCATCCCAGGGGTCGTCTTGGGTGGCTTTGTCGTGCGCGACGGCATCGCTGGATGAGGCGTTGCCCAACACTTCAGCGCGAAACGGCGTGTAAAGCGTCCGCCCTTCGCGAACAAAAACCGCGACGTCTTGGGTGAATTCTTCACGCGCTAGTACGGCGTCTAAGCCCGTCGCTTTGGCAGCAAGTTCGCCCGGCTTGAGGGCTGAGCCGAACATGCGTTCGCGCCGTTCGATGCCGCCTGAAAGATAGAGCGTCGAACGTTTGGTCTTGCCATCCAGCACCAGCAAGGCGCGCGGCTCGATCACACCACAGAGATAAAAGAACTGGTTGCTCTGCCGCAACGGCTGCTCGCCAGGCCGTTCGGTCGTGCCTTGCAAAATGGCGACGCCATCGCCGATTTGCGCCAGCAGCTTGGCACGGCGGGCCGCAAACTCTGCGGGCGGGAAGATTTCATTGAAGACCGGTTGGGCGCACAACAGGGCGCTCAAGCCGGTGATG
Encoded here:
- a CDS encoding aminopeptidase P N-terminal domain-containing protein encodes the protein MSLLLLITGLSALLCAQPVFNEIFPPAEFAARRAKLLAQIGDGVAILQGTTERPGEQPLRQSNQFFYLCGVIEPRALLVLDGKTKRSTLYLSGGIERRERMFGSALKPGELAAKATGLDAVLAREEFTQDVAVFVREGRTLYTPFRAEVLGNASSSDAVAHDKATQDDPWDGRPAREEVFIQKLKALGPQVNVQNLDPLLDALRAFKSQREIALIREATRITGLAIMEAMREARPGLYEYELQAPAEYVFKKFGSQGAAYFALIATGQNTLYSHYHFNTSRLQDGDLVQFDYAPDYKYYVSDVTRVFPANGKFTPRQREFYTIYLRLYQALLTSIKVHAAPRDIIKEAVVKMDAIMTAFKFTDPKIKDAATRFVERFRTNRGNSLGHTIGLEVHDVRLPTETLEPGQLFTIEPAMTIPDEHLGLRLEDVILMTETGYENMSAFVPVEIAAIEKLMTEPGMSLRDVKPKP